A region of the Synergistaceae bacterium genome:
ATTTCTTGGGCGTTCTCATGTCGACTCTTAATGTCAAGATGGACGAAAAAGTCCGCTGCGTCAAAATGGCCGGTCAGATCGCTACAAGTTTAGGAGCAAAGGCCGCAGTCGTTGTTGAAGAGGGCTACGGAAATCCTGACGTTGATTATACGGCTATGTTAGTCGAGCTTGAGAGACTCGGAATCAAGACAGTAGGACTCTCTGACGAATGCACAGGACGCGACGGAGCAAGCCAGCCCCTAGTTTCAATGAATCCTGCAACAAATGCACTTGTAACAACCGGCAACGTTTCACAAATGTACGAATTCCCCGCAGGTATGGAAGTAATCGGCGAACTTGAAGCACTCGCACGCGACGGAAATTCAGGCGGATGGGAAGGCTGCATTAAACCGGACGGCTCATTTGTAATGGAAAATAACGGCATGTTCTGCGCAAATCACATCAGCGGTTACTCTGTCAGGACATGTGCAGACTTCTAATATAAAGGGGGGAAATAATAATCATGAAAGCTATTCATTATATTAACCAATTTTTTGGACAAATCGGCGGCGAAGAGAAGGCAGACCAGACTCCTATTTTCCATGATGGATTAATAGGCTGCTCAATGATGTTAAATGCGATGGTCAAGCCCGAAATCGAAGTAACAAACACAATCGTTTGCGGCGATAACTATATAACGAATCACACGGAAGAGGCACTCAAGGAAATTTTTGCGTTTCTCGACACAAAGGAATTCGGGATATTTTTTGCTGGGCCTGCGTTCATGGCTGGACGTTATGGAGTCGGCTGCGGTATAGTCTGCAAAGCAGTTAAAGAACGTTATAATGTCCCTGTCATTACTTCAATGAACGAAGAAAATCCCGGCGTTGAAGAGTACAAATCAGTCGCTTATATTTTCAAGGGCGGACGTAAAGCAACATTCATGAAAGCAGATATTACACCGATGGCCAATTTCGCAAAGAAAATCGCAAAAGGTGAAGAGTTACTCCCAGCCGCTCAAGAAGGTTATTTCCCTCGCGGAGTCCGTTCAGAGATTCCCGAGCCTAATGGAATAATGGCAGCTGATAGAGTTATAGATATGCTCTTGAAGAAATTAAACGGTGAGGAATTCCAGACGGAGTTAATAATTCCCGCAATGGAGAAAATTCCGCCCGCAGAACCCGTTAAAGACCTCAGCAAGGCAACTATCGCCCTTGTATCATCAAGCGGAGTCGTTCCAGTCGATAACCCCGACAGAATTCAAAGCGCAAGTGCTCAAAAATGGGGCAAATATGACATCTCCAAACTTGATAATTTGCCTGAAGGAGTATTCAAGACAATTCACGCAGGATTTGATCCGGCTGCTATGTGCGCTGTACCTGATAGAGGCGTGCCGGTTGATGCAATGCGTTATTTTGAGAAACAGGGCAAAATCGGCAAACTCTATGATTATTTCTATGTAACAGTAGGAACAGGAACTACACAGGCATTTGCGGCCA
Encoded here:
- a CDS encoding glycine/betaine/sarcosine/D-proline family reductase selenoprotein B; the protein is MMKAIHYINQFFGQIGGEEKADQTPIFHDGLIGCSMMLNAMVKPEIEVTNTIVCGDNYITNHTEEALKEIFAFLDTKEFGIFFAGPAFMAGRYGVGCGIVCKAVKERYNVPVITSMNEENPGVEEYKSVAYIFKGGRKATFMKADITPMANFAKKIAKGEELLPAAQEGYFPRGVRSEIPEPNGIMAADRVIDMLLKKLNGEEFQTELIIPAMEKIPPAEPVKDLSKATIALVSSSGVVPVDNPDRIQSASAQKWGKYDISKLDNLPEGVFKTIHAGFDPAAMCAVPDRGVPVDAMRYFEKQGKIGKLYDYFYVTVGTGTTQAFAAKFGKEIAQELHAANVDAVILTSTUGTCTRCGATMAKEIERSGIPVTVMCNLIDVAKTVGANRMVQTVSVPYPLGDPELSKEAEWQLRTSRVGAALDALATKVEEPTVFPSKF